The genome window CAGTCTCCCGGGTGGTCCTGCACGATCTCGGGGTCCATCGGGCAGGTGTAGAGCACGCCCTCGGGCGCGGGCTCGGGGGCTTCGGCGAAGCTGTCCGGCGCGGCGAGGAAGCGTGTCCGGCTGTCCTCGCTCTCGAAATAGTAGCGCTTGCCCGCGTGCTTCTCCATCAGCGCCGCATGGGCCCTCGCCACGCGATGGCCGGTGACGGGGTCGTCGGACCAGCGCCAGGCCTCCGGATCGGCCGCGAACTTGTCATGGCAGCCCTGCGAGCAGAAATGGAAGGTCTCGCCGTCATGCACGTGGCGGGGCTTTCCCGCGTCCGGATTCACGTGCATGCCGCAGACCGGGTCGCGGATCACGTCTGTCCCGGATGTATGTTCAGCTCGCATGGCCGCCTCCTTCTACGCATGTCTTGCAGGAAGATGGGGCTTCCACTAACTGGAAGGTCAAGGCCGTGCCGCGAGATTTTTCCGCGACTCCCCGGACTGTCAGATCCCCGGCAGAGGAGACCGCCATGAACATCGCCGAAGCTTCGGGACGCAGCGGCGTTCCGCCCCGCACCATCCGGTTCTACGAGCAGATCGGGCTGATCGCCCCGCGCCGGGCCGGAAACGGCTACCGGGATTTCTCCGAGGCGGACGCGGCCCGGCTCGCGCTGATCGGGCGGGCGCGCAACCTCGGATTCGGCGTGGAGGACTGCCGCTCGCTGCTCGCCCTGCAGGAGGACGCGCACCGTGCCTCGGCGGATGTGAAGCGCCTTGCGCGCGAGCGTCTCGCCAGCATCGACGCCAAGATCCGCGACCTGAAGGAGATGCGCGGCAGCCTCGCCGCCCTGCTGGACACCTGCCGGGGCGACGACGGTGCCGATTGCGGGATCCTGGAGGGGCTTTCCGGCGGCTGAGCGCTGGACAATGTTCATAAACAGGTCATCTTATTGACCTAATCTCCGCGAGGTCGGGCCCGCAGGTAACAGGACTGCATCACGCCGCCCCCTCAGCGTCACACAAGAACCCGGGCCGAAGAGGTTTATTCCGCAGTGCCGTTCAAACGTCTGATCTCCCTCCTCAAGGCGACGATATCTCCCCGTCCCCCTGCGCTGCAGGTTGCGGCGCTGTGTCACCGTGGCAGCGGAGACCGGACCGAGGTGCTGCTCATCACCAGCCGGGGCACCGGGCGCTGGGTGCTGCCCAAGGGCTGGCCGATCAAGGGGCTGAGCGGCGCCGGCGCGGCGCTGCGCGAGGCCTATGAGGAAGCCGGGGTGGAGGGCGAGGCCGGGCCGGAGCCTGTGGGGCGCTATGCCTATGACAAGATCCTCGACAGCGGCCTGCCGCTGCCCTGCGAGGCGGCGGTCTATGCCGTGCGGGTGACACGGATGCTGGAGCGATATCCCGAACAGGGCCAGCGCCGGCTTGCCTGGCACAGCCCGGTGCGCGCGGCGGAGCTGGTGGCCGAGCCGGGATTGCAGACCCTGCTGACAGGCTTCCGCGCGCCGGAGCGGGAGGTGGAGACACGCCGCAGCCCGGGCGCGGACAGCAGCCCGCCTGCCGCGGCTGTCGGGGTGATGTCCTGACCCCCTGGGAGGGGCGCGCATGTTCAGGCCCGCAGCCGGGCCGGCACCAGGGAGGGCGGCATGGCTGAGCCCCCGCCGCCGCGCAACCGCTCCGGCCCCGCAGCGCCGCCCCGTGCCCACGGCGCGGCGGCGTCCGGCAAGCTCACCACCGTGGACAAGGACCTGCGCCGCATCGGCCGGCTG of Paroceanicella profunda contains these proteins:
- a CDS encoding MerR family DNA-binding protein — its product is MNIAEASGRSGVPPRTIRFYEQIGLIAPRRAGNGYRDFSEADAARLALIGRARNLGFGVEDCRSLLALQEDAHRASADVKRLARERLASIDAKIRDLKEMRGSLAALLDTCRGDDGADCGILEGLSGG
- a CDS encoding NUDIX hydrolase encodes the protein MLLITSRGTGRWVLPKGWPIKGLSGAGAALREAYEEAGVEGEAGPEPVGRYAYDKILDSGLPLPCEAAVYAVRVTRMLERYPEQGQRRLAWHSPVRAAELVAEPGLQTLLTGFRAPEREVETRRSPGADSSPPAAAVGVMS